In Streptomyces sp. SID8374, one genomic interval encodes:
- a CDS encoding WhiB family transcriptional regulator, which produces MADFSRLPGPNADLWDWQLLAACRGVDSSLFFHPEGERGAARSARETSAKEVCMRCPVRAECAAHALAVREPYGVWGGLTEDEREELMGRARTRLITAAPSGATATTTGSRPT; this is translated from the coding sequence ATGGCAGATTTCTCCCGCCTTCCCGGACCCAACGCAGACCTGTGGGACTGGCAGCTGCTCGCCGCCTGCCGAGGCGTCGACAGCTCCCTGTTCTTCCATCCCGAAGGTGAGCGCGGCGCCGCCCGCAGCGCTCGCGAGACCTCCGCGAAGGAGGTGTGCATGCGGTGCCCGGTACGCGCCGAGTGCGCGGCCCACGCCCTGGCCGTCAGAGAGCCCTACGGGGTGTGGGGCGGCCTGACCGAGGACGAGCGCGAAGAGCTCATGGGCCGGGCCAGGACCCGGCTGATCACCGCGGCGCCCTCGGGCGCCACCGCCACCACCACGGGCTCACGCCCGACCTGA